The Flavobacterium sp. M31R6 nucleotide sequence TATCTTCCAAGGGCTTCATTGCAACCACTGTAATGGTTTGGGGAATCACTGCCTATGAAATTATTGGAGGTATCGCACTGGCCTTTGGATATTATACAAAGTATCTGTCTCTTGGATTTATTTTGATGTTAATAATGGGTAATATTATCATCCATTATGAAAATGGTTGGTGGGTTGGTGAACACGGTGAAGGAGGAATGGAGTATAGCTGTGCTCTAATTTTGGGGCTGGTTGTTATTGCAGCTACGAAAAACCATAAAGAGACTCTTGAAAACTAATCCATTAAATAATGAAAACACGTATAGGAATTTTAGGTTTAGGTGGAGTAGGTGGTTATTTTGGAGGACTATTGGCCAGAGAATACACTAAATCCAATACCGTCGAAATTATTTTTATTGCTCGAGGCGAAACTCAAAAAAACATTGTTGAATCAGGATTAAAAATCCTCTCCGATGATGGTGAGACGATTGTTTTCCCGGATTTAGTTTCTGACAATCCTGAATTAATCGGAACACTCGATTACCTGATATGTGCGACCAAAACCTACGATATTGAAACTAGTTTTGAATTGTACAGAAAATGCATTGCACCCGATACAATCATTCTTCCACTTTACAACGGAGTTGATGCTACAGAGAGGATTAACAAACTATTTCCACAAAATATTGTTTTGCAAGGCTGTGTCTATATCGTTTCGATGATTGTTGCACCAGGAATAATCAAGAAAATTGGACCTTATGAAAAACTATTTTTCGGATCGAAATCAACTAAGGATTCTAGAATAACAACACTTCAATCTATTTTCGAAAAGGCAAAAATCGAAAGTTATTTTGTTGCGAATATTGAAGAAACCGTTTGGGAAAAATTCATTTTTATTTCGGCTCTTGCCTCAGCAACTTCTTATTTGAATCAGAATATTGGTCAGATTTTATCAAATTCAGAGAGTAAACAAGTTTATATTTCTTTGTTGAATGAAATTGCCTTGGTCGCTTCCGCGAAAGGGTTAAAAATGCCCAAAAATATTATTGAAGAAACTATTATCAAACTTGAAAAATCACCGCAAGAAGCAACTTCCTCAATGCATAGGGATTTTTTAGCCAATCATAAAACTGAAGTTGTTTCACTAACCGAATTCGTCGTAAAAGAAGGTCAGAAATATAGAGTTTCGACACCTGTTTATCAATTGATACTAGACAAATTGCAAAATAAAAACAGATTTAATTTTCGATTTTAAATTCCAATCCAATATTCCGGACACTTTCAATGCTTATTCTAGAATCGTCCTTGAAATATTTACGTATTTTACTGATGTAGACATCCATACTTCTGCCTGAAAAAAAATCGTCACTACCCCAAATCGTTTTCAAAATTTGTTCCCGTTTTACCATTTGATTTTTATGGATAAAGAAAAAATGAATTAGAGCCGCTTCTTTTTCAGTCAGTTGTTGCGTTACAGAATTGTTTTTTAGGCACAAACGTTTGGTATCGAATGAATAAGCACCAATTTCTAATTCCTCAATTATTGGTAAATGAGCCTGTTTTTGTTTGCTTCTCTTCAGGATATTGTTAAGTCTTAAAACAAGTTCATCAGCCTCAAAAGGCTTTACAATATAATCATCCGCACCTAATTTTAATCCAATGATTTTGTCTTCTTTTAGCTTTCTTGCCGTCAGAAAAACAAAAGGGACTTCAGGATTGATTTTGATGATTTTCTCGGCAAGGGTAAATCCATCCATTTTGGGCATCATAACATCAAAAACGCAAATATCAAAGCTTTCAATTTGGAAGATACGCAACGCTTCTTCTCCGTTTTCTGCCCAAGTAATCTCATATTGGTATAATTCTAAATATTGCTTGAGAACACTTGCGAAATCAGCATCATCTTCGGCTAAAAGTATTTTTTTCAATGGGAGAATATTAGACTTTAAACATAATTGTAAACTCAGATCCTTTACCTAAATCACTTATAACATCAATTGTGCCTTGATGTGCTTTTATAATTTGCTTTACATAAAAAAGCCCCAATCCTAATCCTTTTGTATTGTGTAAATTGCCTTCTTCGACTCTGTAGAACTTATCAAACAATAAAGAATGTTTATTTTTTGAAATTCCAATTCCATCATCTTTAATACTGATGTTAAATTGGTTTTTGATTAATTCGGTTTTAATTGTAATAGTATTACTTCCATATTTCACGGCATTTTCGAGTACATTTAAAAGAGCAGTCGTCAGATGGAATTTATCCAAAACCAAAGACGTTTCGTTTGTGTTAAAATGTGTTTCGATAGTCACTTTTGGAAACGCAATCTTAAAATCGGCAACGATATTTTTTAAAAATGATTCTGCATCGATTTTCTCTTTTTGCAATTCAATCTCATCTTCTCCCAAGGAATTAGCCATTACTTGGTCAATTAAGCTTTGCAGACGAGTATTTTGACGCGAAATAGTATTCAAAACACAGCTGAATTGCGCTTCATTCTCGCGAATGTCTTTTCGCTCTAATATTTTTGTGGAAATTCCCAAAGTAGTCAGAGGAGTTTTGAGTTCGTGAGTGATATTATTGATGAAATCGGTTTTGACATCACTTACTTTTTTTTGCTTAATTAATGCTTTAATCGCAATTACAAAAAGAGTTATTAAAGTTAGAATTGAAAGCAATGACAGCAGTAAAATCATTTTCATTCTTTCAAAAATGATCATTTCCCAATCGATTACAGAAACATACATGGAATCTTCTGTAAGTAATTTATAATCTTTTAATGATGCAGGACCATTTGTGGTGCTAACATAATTTCTAACCAAAAAAGCATTATTTAAAGACTTTAAATTACCGTATATTTTATTTTGAATAAGAGGCTTTTCAGAAAAAATAGTATCCGTTTTTCGATAACTATTATAAATGACAAATTTGTTCAGGACAATAGCAAAATCAATGGCGATATTGGGGAAATCTCTTTTAAATCGAAGTTGTAGTTTTCGTGTTAAGGCGTCATTAGATTCATTTTCTATTAAAGTATTTTTTATAGTAATCTTTGATTTTTTACCCAAAACATAATTTTGGGCCAATTGCTTATAAAGCATTTCTTTTTTGTTGACATAAGCCGAATCAATATCACTGTAATCATTCGTTATTTTGGCAATATCTTCTTTAATTTCTGAGTGAAACTGTGCCACTTTATAATCATAAGTGGTTTTTACCAAATAGCATTGCACGGCAGATAAGACAATCAGAGCAACTATAGAAAATGCGATTAATAAATTAATTCTTTGTTTCATTTGGTAATAATTGAATTCAAAAATAATTCTTTTATCATTCAAATTAGCCATTAACTCCGCATTAACCTTCGATTAACTTAGATAGTGAGTATTTAGAATCATTTTTGCAGTGTTTCATAATCAAAAAACTTACTATTATAAATGAAAAATAGATTAGGATTTAAAAATGCATTAATCACCATTTGTCTTGTTATTTCTGGATTGAGTTACGGACAAAATACTACCGAAAATGACAGTATATCCAATAAATTAAAGGAAGTAGTTGTCACTAAAGAAAAAAAAATGTTCACCAATAAAAATGGCAATATAAAAGTTGATGTTGCTAATTCTATTCTAAATTCAGCCCCAAATACGATAGATTTGTTATCCAAACTACCCAATATTACTCTCAGTGCTGACAAAGAGAATATCACGGTTATTGGAAAGGGAAATCCTTTAATATACATAGACAATCAAAAAGTGGGAATGAATGATTTGACTGCCTTGTCGGTAGATGACATAAAAACCATCGAAATCATCAATAATCCATCATCAAAATATGAAGCCGAAGGAAGAGCGGTAATTTTGATAACCAGAAAATTTAGTAAAAAGGAAGGCTCACAAACGACTTTATCCGAGGTGGCTTCGTTCAAGAAAGAATTCAATAATTATTTGGGAATAAATTCGAGTTTCAAAAAGAATAAATTGGAATGGAAAGCTAATTTTAATTACAACAAACTAAGTCCTTGGGAAAGCCACAGCATTAATTATCAAATTCCATCTGAGGGTATAATTTCGAATTATAATGTTGCTACTGCAAATACCAAAAGAAAGCAATTTATTTTTGGTGGAGGCCTTTTTTATAAAATCAATGAAGAAGATTATTTTTCAATTAGCATGAACAGTAAATTACAAAGCGAACCTTTCGACATAAACACAACAACTTATAACAAAAACGGAGATGTCGAAAATAATGTTGTAACGTACAGCGATAATAAGAGCCAGAAGAATTTTATCAACTCTTTTGTTAATTATTCAAAGAAAATTAAATCTATTGACACGCAATTGTTTACGGGTTTACAATATTCTAATTTTAATCAGGATTCAAAGTCGTTGGCCCAGAACAATTTTAATGACACTCAATTTGAATTGGCACAAAACAGCGATCAAAAATTCAATGTAAATGTTTTTTCGGGTAGGGTAGATCTTGAAAAAAAATTAAAAAATGAGATGAAGTTGGAAGCGGGAGGCCTTTATTTATCAGCTGATGCAAAAACTGATTTTGCCAATTTTAATTATGATTCCAACGCTACAATCATTTCAAATTATAATTTTGAAGAAAAAAATAGCGCAGTATATTCTCAATTGTCTGGCAGTATGAAAAAGATTGGATATTCTTTTGGCTTGAGAGTTGAAAATACAAACATTATAGGAAAATTCAAAAATGACAATGTGCCATTAATCAATAAAAGTTATACCGATTTCTTTCCAAAAGCACAGCTTGACATCCCAATTGACAGTACAAAATCAATAACCTTAAATTATTCAAAAAGTATTCTGAGACCTAATTATTCATCGACAAGTCAGGGTTCAACTTATATCAATCCGTATTTTTTATATTCCAGAAATATCAATTTAAATCCAACTATTAACAATCAAATTTCGTCTAGCTTCCAATATCATGACAAATCGGTAAAGCTAAGTTTTTATCAAAATTTGGATCCTGTGTACAGCAGTTTTTTATTTGACAGCAAGAATAATATATTGATTTTTAAAGAAACCAATTTTGATAAAGAATCGGGACTTAACTTAGAATTTACTTTGCCTTTTACTTATAAAATTTGGACTTCAACCAACAGTCTAAGCTGTATTTTGAATAAAATAGAAGATGATTCTGCCGAATTTATTACATCAAAACCGTATTTATATTATTATTCCAGTAATGAATTTAAACTGCCAAAAGGTTACACAATTGTAGTATCAGCTTGGGGATTAACCGAACAAAAAGAAGGAGTATTTGAAAGAAAACCTGTATTCATAATGGATTTGGGCGTTTCAAAATCATTTTTAACCAATTGGAACTGCACCGTAAGTTATAATGATA carries:
- a CDS encoding DoxX family protein, yielding MRNFPFLSSSQSLLLFRITLPLFFVAHAVTRITNGTIERFAGFLSSKGFIATTVMVWGITAYEIIGGIALAFGYYTKYLSLGFILMLIMGNIIIHYENGWWVGEHGEGGMEYSCALILGLVVIAATKNHKETLEN
- a CDS encoding ketopantoate reductase family protein; the encoded protein is MKTRIGILGLGGVGGYFGGLLAREYTKSNTVEIIFIARGETQKNIVESGLKILSDDGETIVFPDLVSDNPELIGTLDYLICATKTYDIETSFELYRKCIAPDTIILPLYNGVDATERINKLFPQNIVLQGCVYIVSMIVAPGIIKKIGPYEKLFFGSKSTKDSRITTLQSIFEKAKIESYFVANIEETVWEKFIFISALASATSYLNQNIGQILSNSESKQVYISLLNEIALVASAKGLKMPKNIIEETIIKLEKSPQEATSSMHRDFLANHKTEVVSLTEFVVKEGQKYRVSTPVYQLILDKLQNKNRFNFRF
- a CDS encoding outer membrane beta-barrel family protein, yielding MKNRLGFKNALITICLVISGLSYGQNTTENDSISNKLKEVVVTKEKKMFTNKNGNIKVDVANSILNSAPNTIDLLSKLPNITLSADKENITVIGKGNPLIYIDNQKVGMNDLTALSVDDIKTIEIINNPSSKYEAEGRAVILITRKFSKKEGSQTTLSEVASFKKEFNNYLGINSSFKKNKLEWKANFNYNKLSPWESHSINYQIPSEGIISNYNVATANTKRKQFIFGGGLFYKINEEDYFSISMNSKLQSEPFDINTTTYNKNGDVENNVVTYSDNKSQKNFINSFVNYSKKIKSIDTQLFTGLQYSNFNQDSKSLAQNNFNDTQFELAQNSDQKFNVNVFSGRVDLEKKLKNEMKLEAGGLYLSADAKTDFANFNYDSNATIISNYNFEEKNSAVYSQLSGSMKKIGYSFGLRVENTNIIGKFKNDNVPLINKSYTDFFPKAQLDIPIDSTKSITLNYSKSILRPNYSSTSQGSTYINPYFLYSRNINLNPTINNQISSSFQYHDKSVKLSFYQNLDPVYSSFLFDSKNNILIFKETNFDKESGLNLEFTLPFTYKIWTSTNSLSCILNKIEDDSAEFITSKPYLYYYSSNEFKLPKGYTIVVSAWGLTEQKEGVFERKPVFIMDLGVSKSFLTNWNCTVSYNDIFRNTIYEERFTINGISSKARYLVDAHEFSIAVKYSFGKIKSAEFKEKNIDDNSNRIR
- a CDS encoding sensor histidine kinase KdpD produces the protein MKQRINLLIAFSIVALIVLSAVQCYLVKTTYDYKVAQFHSEIKEDIAKITNDYSDIDSAYVNKKEMLYKQLAQNYVLGKKSKITIKNTLIENESNDALTRKLQLRFKRDFPNIAIDFAIVLNKFVIYNSYRKTDTIFSEKPLIQNKIYGNLKSLNNAFLVRNYVSTTNGPASLKDYKLLTEDSMYVSVIDWEMIIFERMKMILLLSLLSILTLITLFVIAIKALIKQKKVSDVKTDFINNITHELKTPLTTLGISTKILERKDIRENEAQFSCVLNTISRQNTRLQSLIDQVMANSLGEDEIELQKEKIDAESFLKNIVADFKIAFPKVTIETHFNTNETSLVLDKFHLTTALLNVLENAVKYGSNTITIKTELIKNQFNISIKDDGIGISKNKHSLLFDKFYRVEEGNLHNTKGLGLGLFYVKQIIKAHQGTIDVISDLGKGSEFTIMFKV
- a CDS encoding response regulator transcription factor — translated: MKKILLAEDDADFASVLKQYLELYQYEITWAENGEEALRIFQIESFDICVFDVMMPKMDGFTLAEKIIKINPEVPFVFLTARKLKEDKIIGLKLGADDYIVKPFEADELVLRLNNILKRSKQKQAHLPIIEELEIGAYSFDTKRLCLKNNSVTQQLTEKEAALIHFFFIHKNQMVKREQILKTIWGSDDFFSGRSMDVYISKIRKYFKDDSRISIESVRNIGLEFKIEN